The Brevibacillus humidisoli DNA segment GCCGCCTGGGATGCATTGGTCAGCGGGCTGGAACTGCTTGGCTGCCAATTAGGTGATGTCAGACAAGTGGTTCTGACCCATCACCACGTAGACCATTGCGGACTGTTAAAAAAGGTTAAGGCTGCGTCAGGTGCTCTAAGCTTTGCCCACCCGTTGGCCGTTCCGTATGTGGAGATGGACCAGACATTTATGGAACACCATAATCAGTTTTTCTACCACCTATATCGGGAGAGTGGAGTACCGCAGAAGATGATGGCGGTCATCGAGAAGTTTTACCAGTTGATGCAGACGTTTTGCCAACCGGCTGGAATTGACGGCCTGTTAAAACATGATCGGCCGCTGCCAGGACTGCCTGAGTGGCAGGTGCTTTATACGCCTGGTCACTCCCAAAGCCACCTCTCCTTGTATCGTTCGTCAGATCAAGTGTTGATTGGTGGAGACCACATCTTAAAGCGGATTTCATCCAATGCGTTTATCGAACCGCCGCGTGATCCTTCCCAAGCACGTGCGCTTACATTGGTGCAGTATCGTACGGCTCTCCAGATGTGTGCCGATATGGATATCGAGCTGGTGCTGCCGGGACACGGGGAACTGGTAACCAATCATCGGGAGCTGATTAGTGCGCGCTTGCAGCGTAACTGGGAGCGGACCGGCGTACTGCGCCGTCTGCTGCAGGACGGACAAAAGACAGCGTATGAGTTATCCGCCTTGCTGTTTCCTGACCTCTACGAAAAAGAACTGGCGCTCACCTTGTCAGAGACCGTAGGCCATATCGATTTGCTTACCATCCTCCACCAGGTGGAGCGCGAACAGAGGGACGGGATTCTTTACTATTCCCTATAGCGCCCCCATTTGGAATAACTCTCCTTTTCCTCGGAAACCCTAACGAGGACAAGGGGGAGTAGCAATGGTGAGCAAGAAAATCAGCGTGATTGGCGTACTGGTACTGTCACTTTTGGCAGGCTGCAACCAGATGGAGACCAAGCAGTCTGCAGAGGCCGATTATCTGGCCGTCCGTGATCAATTCCTGTCGCAGCAGGGGTACTCTTTTTGGGGAGTAACCAAGCAACTGGCGGGCAACAATGCGACAGGAAGCGCGGTCAATTTCTCCGGACAAGTGCAGGGAGATGATCTGTTTCTCAATGTAAAGCTGCCCTTGCCTGAACAGAAACGGGTGAACACGTTGTCGCTGCTCACAAAGGAACAGCAGTTATACGTGAAGACAGGCGACAATTCATCATGGCGGAGCGTTGATGACGGGGACGTCTCTTTTCAGCAGGAACTAAACAATTGGAATCCGATTATTTCGTTTCAACAGATGGAAGAGATGCGAACCAGCGTTGTTCCCCTGCGAGACTTTCACCAGCAAGACGACTTGAGAGCGGTACGAGTCCTTCTTGACTCAAGCAAGTTGAAGCAGGCATTGGCCAAGCAGATGAAGGAGCAGATTGATGGAGGACGTATCCATACGGCCCATGTACCGAAACTAAAAGTGGCGATGAACCTGTCGAACGGAGAATGGCGAAAAGGGGAGCGGGGAGCGAGGATAAAGGCCGAAGAGAACCGCCAGGAGATTGACAACCTGATCGACAACATGGAGTTGGAGGCGGAATACACGCTCTACTATGATACGACCACCTATCTGCCGACGCGGATGGTGATGCAGATTCGCTCGGAATATGATCTGGACGGACAACGGATGCAAGAATATACCGAGGTGGATACCCATATGCGAAACTACGGACAGCGCTACCAACTGCCGGAGCCATCACAAGCATCAAAGCAACCTGATCACTCCAAGTCCCTTACCAGACCACCGGAAAACCCAAGCGACACCATGATCAACGACCCTGGACGCTGACAGCTGAGGGTGTCCCAAAAGCCATGAATAATGGCTGAGGGATCCCCTTTTTTTTTTCAATCTAGAAAAACAAAAAGAAACCATCCTTTGGTAAAATGTAAGTGCGACCCAACACATACAAAAGGAGTGGTTTCTTTGTACATTCAATATACCATGGATCAACTTTGTTTACCAATGGATGTAGAAGAGGACATTCCCGCCAATCATCTCGTTCGTGTGGTCAACGCCGCTGTCAATCGTCTCGACGACGCCATCTTTGACGCGGCTTACCCCGGAGGCGGACGAGACAGCTATCACCCCAAGATGCTCACCAAAATCATCATCTATGCCTACACCCAGCGCATCTACTCTTCTCGCCAGATTGCCAAGGCCGTCCGTGAAAACATAATGTTCATGTGGATCGCAGGCAGACAACGTCCGGACTTCCGCACCATCAACCGCTTTCGCTCGGAACGAATGAAACCCGTACTGGAGACTGTGTTTACCGCCATTCTTCAATTCTTGGTCGAGGAGAATTACGTGCAGCTGGAGCATTACTTTGTGGACGGTACCAAGATCGAAGCCAATGCGAATCGGTATACGTTTGTTTGGGGAAAGGCTGTCGTCAAGCACAAAGCCAAGCTCCAGGAGAAAGTGAAGACCTTGTTTGCCACCATTGAGGAAGCCGAAAAGCAAGAAGAAGGAGCGCACGGGGGCCAAGATCTTCGCGAGCTGGGCGAGTCCTCTACCCTCACAAGTGAAAAGCTGGAGCATGCCGTCAAGCAATTGGAGGAACGCCTGCAGGAGAAGCCAAAAGACAAGCCACTAAAGAAGGCGGTTCGCACCATCCGCAAAGACCTGCTTCCTCGCCTCCAAAAGTATGAAACACATGAGAAGATACTAGGCACTCGAAATAGTTACAGCAAAACGGACCCTGACGCTACCTTTATGCGAATGAAGGAAGACCACATGCGAAACGGCCAGCTCAAACCTGGCTACAATGTGCAGATTGGCACCGAAAATCAATTCATTGTCGGCTACAGTGTGCATCAGCGGCCGACCGATACGCGCTGCTTTATCCCTCATCTTGAAAAAGTAAAGGCGCAGATCGGAAAGCTACCGAGAAGCGTCATCGCAGATGCGGGTTATGGCGGCGAAGAGAATTATGACTATCTCGAACAAAACGAAGTCGAAGCCATCGTCAAATACAGCACGTATCACCGCGAAAAAAGCAAGGCATGGCAAAGGGACATCAGCAAGATCGACAACTGGACGTATAACAGTGAGCAAGATACGTGGACATGCGCAGCGGGGCAAACCCTCCATTTCCGAAGAGAGAGCAAGGAGAAAACGGAAAGTGGATACGAAATCGTGTACCGTCATTACAGAAGCGCCGGTTGCGAGGACTGTCCGTTGAAGTCTCAGTGTACGAAAGCCCAAGGCAATCGCGAAGTCAAAGTCAGCATGAAGTATTTGCGGCTAAAGAACCAAGCAAAGCAGAAGCTCCGCAGCGAAGAAGGGTATGCCCTGGCAGTGAGGCGCATGATTGAGCCGGAGCCCGTGTTTGGTGCTATGAAGAACAATCGAGGGTTCAAAAGGTTCCTGCTTCGAGGCTTACCGAAAGTAAGTCTGGAGGTCGGGTGGCTTTCCCTTGCCCACAATTTGCTCAAGAAGGCTGCAGTGGACGCCCAAAGACAAGGAGCTAAGCGAGAACAGGTCGCTTAGCTCCTTTGTTTTTTGTTTCTTCCGAGACTTATCTAATTTTTTTCTGATGAGGTCGTTCCTAAGTTTACTTTTGGGACACCCTCGAATAAATGTATAAATGCGTTATGATTCCGCAGGCAGTTGAACGTAATACCCGACAGGATAATGGTCGGAGTGACTCGGTGTAGAGATAAATCCTCGCAAAAAGCGAACCTCTTCGGACAAAAAGATATGATCGATCTGTCCTGTCGTGTCTCCTTTGATCGTGCGAACGGCGGAAGTCTCCCTGTACATCGGGTCGTGAAACAGTTGCCGCAGCGGCTCCAGCAGCGGGTCCCCCGAACGGGTGTTGAAATCTCCCAACAAGATGGAGGGAGCAGACATATCGGCCGCTATGTGCTCCACGAGGAGTGTAAGCTGGCGGGAACGTTCCTCAGGCTGCAGCCCCAGATGTGTGGCATAAAGCTGCAGCGGCTTCCCGTGTATGTCGATCACCGCTGCCAACAACTGCCTTGGTTCTACCTCAAATGGCAGGAAATGTTGGGTAGCAGAGCGGATCGGATATCTGCTTAAAATGGCGTTTCCGTATGTACCGATCCCAAAGTTAATACTGGGTGCGTAAGCATAGTTCATCTCAAGTGCGGCGGCAATCTCTTTGACCTGATTCACAAAACCGGAGCGGGGCAGACGGATATCCACTTCCTGTAAGGCAATTACGTCCGCTTCAAGCGGCCTCAGATCATCGACGATTGCTTCCGCATCGGCTTGGCCGCTGTCGTCGCGACATCCACGGATGTTGTAGGTGACGACCTTTAGAATCGGATCCTGCAGGTGGCGTGAAAAACTTGAGTTCATCGTGTTGTCAACCTGCACGCGGCCTTCTACATACCAGACAGCCGACAGGCAGCAGAGCAAAATTCTCCACAGCTTGCTCCTACGCTTCATCGCTTCCCCCCTCATCATTTCGACAAAATCGCGCGATTTGTCCCTCAATTCCCACTTTTCTCTATCATAACGTGACAAGAATCTCTTTGAATACCGGAAAAATATGTCGTCTTTCCGATGATGACTGCTTTTTTTGCAGGGAAATCTGTACTATAATAATGGGGATCTGCTTGCTAGATAGATTCAACAAACCTCACATCGGTATTTTTCCAGGGGGGACAACCGGGATGAAACGAGTTGGGGAGCCGAGCGGTAAAGGCACGGATCAGACCAAGGCGCGCATCCTGGCTGCCGCCGCCAAACTGTTTGATGCACAGGGATTTGACGGCACTACGGTTCGTCAGATTGCCAAGGAAGCAGATGTGAATCTGGCCCTTATTTCCTATTATTTCAACGGGAAGCGGGGGCTGCTTGAGGTGCTGATTGCCTCGTATTACGAAACATTTTTCCGGCTCCTGTCCGAACAGAAAGCAGCAAGCCCACAGTTGGATCCACTAGACGAACTGCTTGCCGTGGTAAGACTTTATGTGTTTTTTCAACGCGATCATGCTGCTGTGACGCGGCTGATCCAACGGGAATTAAGTGTAGAATCAATGCTGGCACGTGAAGTGATGACCGTATACATACATCGGTGGAAGCATATTTTTTCCAGTATTCTAGAAGAAGGTATATCCAGGAACTTGTTTGTTCCTCTGTCTGTTGACCAGGTATTGTTGGCGATGACCAGCCTGCTCGTCTACCCCTACCTGAATCTACAGGCCGTCCGGGAAGTCTACTATCTGGAACCGGGTTCAGACGAGTTTTGCGAGTGGCTGGTTGCTTCGGTTGAACAGTTGTTTCGTTCGCTGCTGATACCCTTGTCATCGCCGTCCAGTCCGGATAACGCTTAAAGGGGGTTGTCACGTTGAAGTTACGTATGCTGTTTTTCTTGCCCATTGCTGTTGCTGTTTTCATGTTTTCCACTACTGTCTGGGCAGCACCCTTCCCGTCCAAGACGGACGAGGTGGTCCAGGACGAGGAAGGCTATCTCGATGAAAAGCAGAAGGAATCGTTTATCGAGTTCGTCGAACAGTACACGGATACCTACAAGGTAGTTGTAGTAGAGAGCGTCCTGCCGGAAGCGGCCGATGTCGATGAGTACGCCCAAAAATTGTACGACAACTACAATCTCGCCGAAAATGCGATGATGATCGTGCTTGATATTAATACACAGGAATTGGGTGTATACCCGGGCCCCGCTCTACAGGAGAAAGGCGCAAAAATGGAGATGCTGCACGAAAAGATCGTTACGTATTACAAACCGTTCAGCACCGAAAAGAAATATATGCTAGGCATTCAAACTTTTGTTGCCGAGATGAATAACGAGTTGAAGCGGATTGCTGCCAAGGCGGATGCCGCTGCTGGTGAAGAACAGCCTGCTTCTGAACCAACTGCCGAGCAGCAGGAGACAGACTCGCTGTGGAGTTTCCTACCCTGGTGGGTATACGTGCTTGCGGCGCTTTTCCTGCTTTCTTTGATTGCCCTCTTGTACGCGTTTGTGCGGCGCAACAGTATTCTTTCTGAATTGGATCGCGTAGAAGACTGGAAAGACGATCTGGTCGAAAAAATCCAGATGATCGATGTGGACAAGCCGCTCCGCAGAGCGACCGGAGCGACGGAAGAATGGTACGCTCAGTTGGCCAATCGCAAAGAAAACTTGCTGCGGATGAGGATTCCGGACGTAGAGATGATCATTTTGGAAGCAGAGGAAGCGTGTGATCGGCTGCGCTTCAGGGTTGCCCTCGATTTGATTGCGGAGGGCGAAGAAGTATTGACTGCGCTCGAAGGTGAACTGGCTGAACTGAAATCCGACAGCACCAAAGTGGTTGAAAAGAAAAAAGAAAATACCACTCATCTTCCGGAAATCGGAAAACTGGCGGAACAGTGCGAACGGAAACTGACCAACGCTCGCCTCGAATACGGATTGACGTTTCATGAGTTGAAGGGCAAGCTGGATGAGGCAGAGAGGATGCACCGTACCGTAAAGGAACTATTGGCCGGTGGCGATACGATGAAAGCCCATGAAGTGACGGAGGAAGCCCAGACGATCCTGCAGGGCGTATTGCAATCGCTGGAGAGGCTTCCGCAGTTGATCAACCGCGTGCAGAAGGAAATGGTCGCCGAACTAAAGCAGTTGGAGGATGACATTGCTATAGTAGAAGGGGACGGGTACGACCTCAGTCAAACCCAGTTGGACGCTTCACTGCTTCAGATCAAACAACTGCTCATCTCCGCCGAGACCTCTCTGGAAGAGGGGAATCTGGAACACGTAGAGATGCACATCAAGGCGTTTGCCATCAAGCTGGATGCTACCTACCAAAGCATGGAGGAAGCTGTGCTCA contains these protein-coding regions:
- a CDS encoding MBL fold metallo-hydrolase, whose protein sequence is MSQTTDNKRPLEVAQGVYQIELPTPFSVGPVNVYLIMGSELTLVDVGPYTPAAWDALVSGLELLGCQLGDVRQVVLTHHHVDHCGLLKKVKAASGALSFAHPLAVPYVEMDQTFMEHHNQFFYHLYRESGVPQKMMAVIEKFYQLMQTFCQPAGIDGLLKHDRPLPGLPEWQVLYTPGHSQSHLSLYRSSDQVLIGGDHILKRISSNAFIEPPRDPSQARALTLVQYRTALQMCADMDIELVLPGHGELVTNHRELISARLQRNWERTGVLRRLLQDGQKTAYELSALLFPDLYEKELALTLSETVGHIDLLTILHQVEREQRDGILYYSL
- the refZ gene encoding forespore capture DNA-binding protein RefZ → MKRVGEPSGKGTDQTKARILAAAAKLFDAQGFDGTTVRQIAKEADVNLALISYYFNGKRGLLEVLIASYYETFFRLLSEQKAASPQLDPLDELLAVVRLYVFFQRDHAAVTRLIQRELSVESMLAREVMTVYIHRWKHIFSSILEEGISRNLFVPLSVDQVLLAMTSLLVYPYLNLQAVREVYYLEPGSDEFCEWLVASVEQLFRSLLIPLSSPSSPDNA
- a CDS encoding septation ring formation regulator EzrA, coding for MKLRMLFFLPIAVAVFMFSTTVWAAPFPSKTDEVVQDEEGYLDEKQKESFIEFVEQYTDTYKVVVVESVLPEAADVDEYAQKLYDNYNLAENAMMIVLDINTQELGVYPGPALQEKGAKMEMLHEKIVTYYKPFSTEKKYMLGIQTFVAEMNNELKRIAAKADAAAGEEQPASEPTAEQQETDSLWSFLPWWVYVLAALFLLSLIALLYAFVRRNSILSELDRVEDWKDDLVEKIQMIDVDKPLRRATGATEEWYAQLANRKENLLRMRIPDVEMIILEAEEACDRLRFRVALDLIAEGEEVLTALEGELAELKSDSTKVVEKKKENTTHLPEIGKLAEQCERKLTNARLEYGLTFHELKGKLDEAERMHRTVKELLAGGDTMKAHEVTEEAQTILQGVLQSLERLPQLINRVQKEMVAELKQLEDDIAIVEGDGYDLSQTQLDASLLQIKQLLISAETSLEEGNLEHVEMHIKAFAIKLDATYQSMEEAVLSQRQAAAAAVLVEERTPQEKPSLGGIAEAVVASSALRESLIDLSAKEEAQAVASAAEQVGLNLAASRQEAEQAAEHEQLPADPLPTNEVELTEYDPLPSETRITIEADDKDETAGQGSVSGSDFSTSDEERSLLLARNERLSEERLVLEADDEAEEPQPAASAEVAYDDHDEDEQDTEYELVMPKPLGVQAATEKAVEVETGTEAETFLIETEDDALDMMEYIANSLIRIRQQLKRSYLPGIPDDVTFRFDQVVQSLGRIKMLMERYEYELQEVTEMLQEAREELQITQKMADDVISYCQKAEGAIQYTNRYRRQNRQVHEMLTKAEQAFRQLRFAEAFSFAEEARLLVEQETEEAAGSNWLLRRKKKGAGE
- a CDS encoding IS1182 family transposase, whose product is MYIQYTMDQLCLPMDVEEDIPANHLVRVVNAAVNRLDDAIFDAAYPGGGRDSYHPKMLTKIIIYAYTQRIYSSRQIAKAVRENIMFMWIAGRQRPDFRTINRFRSERMKPVLETVFTAILQFLVEENYVQLEHYFVDGTKIEANANRYTFVWGKAVVKHKAKLQEKVKTLFATIEEAEKQEEGAHGGQDLRELGESSTLTSEKLEHAVKQLEERLQEKPKDKPLKKAVRTIRKDLLPRLQKYETHEKILGTRNSYSKTDPDATFMRMKEDHMRNGQLKPGYNVQIGTENQFIVGYSVHQRPTDTRCFIPHLEKVKAQIGKLPRSVIADAGYGGEENYDYLEQNEVEAIVKYSTYHREKSKAWQRDISKIDNWTYNSEQDTWTCAAGQTLHFRRESKEKTESGYEIVYRHYRSAGCEDCPLKSQCTKAQGNREVKVSMKYLRLKNQAKQKLRSEEGYALAVRRMIEPEPVFGAMKNNRGFKRFLLRGLPKVSLEVGWLSLAHNLLKKAAVDAQRQGAKREQVA
- a CDS encoding endonuclease/exonuclease/phosphatase family protein, whose amino-acid sequence is MKRRSKLWRILLCCLSAVWYVEGRVQVDNTMNSSFSRHLQDPILKVVTYNIRGCRDDSGQADAEAIVDDLRPLEADVIALQEVDIRLPRSGFVNQVKEIAAALEMNYAYAPSINFGIGTYGNAILSRYPIRSATQHFLPFEVEPRQLLAAVIDIHGKPLQLYATHLGLQPEERSRQLTLLVEHIAADMSAPSILLGDFNTRSGDPLLEPLRQLFHDPMYRETSAVRTIKGDTTGQIDHIFLSEEVRFLRGFISTPSHSDHYPVGYYVQLPAES